The DNA region TGCAAGAATATTAGCATCTAtacatttgaaatgaaattaaagcaaagcTATAGAGATGAATTGCCAAAAAGAACCTGATGAAAACCAAATGTGCcacatgaaaaaggaaaaataattcttacaGGAGTCCTGAAGAGACCAAAATAGGTCATCTGAATATAGATAAATAGAGAGAATGCCACACTTACCACTGCCAAGGAAAAGGTATGTGATATCAAATACCAAGAGCAGTAATAGGCAGGGAAGAATATGTTTTATAGTCATGCAGAAATTTGACTGAGTTCTCTATTGTGTACTATCTATGTTGTAACCCATAAATGTGGTGACAGCAGGGGAAAGACTGCATATaaatctttgggttttttcccttgagtAAGTGTAATGATAAATAATGTGCAAAGACAGTGATTCTAAATATGTTGGTTTTGGCTGGGTTGGAGtgaattttcttcacagtgtatgcatgtgtgtgtggGGCTATGTTTAGAGTTTATGCTGAGCACCAGGATGATAATGTAGTCATGTTTCTgttgttgctgagcagagctcacacagagccaaagccttttctgcttttcgTGCTGCCACAATGGGGGAGGAAGTTAGGGATGCCTGGGAGATTGTAAGAAgacccagccaggacaggtaatcccaactgaccaaagggatattccagaccttATCACTTTATGCTCAGTACATAAAGCTGAGGGGAGGAAGGGCAAGGCATTTGAAATGATGGCATTTATCTTCCCCAGTAAGCACTACAGTGATCGGGCCTTGCTCTCCCAcagatggctgaacacctgcctgcccatgggaagtgctgaataattctttgttttggtttggttttcttatgTGTgagtgcagcttttgctttccttattaaactgtcttcatctcaacccatgagttttcttgcttttaccCTTTTGATTCTCTCCCCAGTGCCACTGGTGGAGGAATGAGCAAGTGCCTGCATGGCTcttggttgctggctggggttagACCATGACAACTGGGAGAGTTTCATCTGTCCTACAAGCATCATCAGTGTTGATATACAAAGATAAATATGTATTTCCTATACCCATAGAACAAATAATTTGATATTAATAGGTATAAATTGATGTAAACACTGGTCAATTATCTACACATGAAAATATGCATCAGGGTGGTGGCCAAGCATAACctgtattaaataaaatacatacaaaaggtctacagagagagaaagagaactTTTGAGAAAAGGTGgtgaaaaaggacaaaaaccccaacaaaacagtGATGGctcaaatgcaaaaatgtgcaaaattacCAGGCAAAACCTTTCCACATTCAAGAAGCATTGCATAGTGATAGGCATGCAttggaaactgggaaaagatGGGGAGGATCAAAGAAATTGAGAACTACCTGACCAgcaaaaaactcccaaacctGTGCACTGCATAGGTATAATTAGCCAGAGGATAACTCCTGCCAAGAAAGATGGTATATAGCAACTGTGTGGGACAGCATTTACTTGAAAATCCTTCCAGAACAAAGTAGAAATACCTGAAATATATATTCAtagtaaatttaaataataactcagaaaaagtaaaaggagGTGTGTGCATGCAAAGCTTGAAGGATTTCAGGAGTCACTGCAGCAGAATGGAATCATGGagccaacaaaaaacccagcacaaaATAACACCTCCAGACCACTTTTTGTGTTCAAAAAGTAATAAATTGTGAAGAAAGAAACGACAAAAGTAATGCTTTATTACGTTTCAATAAAGGATAGGATCATTAAAATTATCAAACACTTGCAACATCTTTAAAAGCACAGAtataatgcagattttttttcatgggtaCATCAGTAAGAGGCATTGATCAGTTCCTTCATTAACACACCAGTCCCATAAACACAACGAAGCCACATGATCATTAGGTCTGAGATGTGAGACACGCAAGGCTTCCCTAaaagtcaccaaaaaaaaaaaaaaaaaagtctccctcaaaggggaaaaaaagaaaaatcgCAGCAGATTACCCGACTTTCTCAGCCTTCTGTAAAAAAGGGTGCAATTACCGTAGAAGCGGGAGCGCGGCGCCCACTGTCTCTCCCCTGCCCGGCCGGGCCCTTTGTTGGGGCTGTGCAGCGCGGGGAGCGGCGGAGCGCGGGCGGGACGCGgctccgccggccccgccgccatTGGCCGGGCTTTGCTgcagccccgcggccccgctccctACCGGCACCGAGAGCCccgccggcggggccgggcagccGGGCCGAGCGCGGCGGGCACGGGCTGAGACCGGCCGGGATCCGGTCCCGGGCCCCGGCCGGGATTGGCCtccgggggcggggccgggcccgagccgggagcggctccggcGGGAGCGATGGCGCGAAAGTCCCGGCCCGCGGGGGAAGGGCGCGCAAAgagcccgccccggcccggccccggcgcagTCCTCAACCAGGTCGGACCGCCGCCCATATAGAGGGGCGAGGGGCTGTTCCCAGCGCAGTGAGTTGCGAACTTTGCGTGCTGCATCATGTCTGGCCGGGGCAAGGGCGGCAAGGGGCTCGGCAAGGGCGGCGCCAAGCGCCACCGCAAGGTGCTGCGCGACAACATCCAGGGCATCACCAAGCCGGCCATCCGCCGCCTGGCTCGGCGCGGCGGCGTCAAGCGCATCTCGGGGCTGATCTACGAGGAGACGCGCGGCGTGCTCAAGGTCTTTCTGGAGAACGTGATCCGCGACGCCGTCACCTACACGGAGCACGCCAAGAGGAAGACGGTCACGGCCATGGACGTGGTCTACGCCCTCAAGCGCCAGGGTCGCACTCTCTACGGCTTCGGCGGCTAAACTCGGTTCTTGCTACATCTTAGCGCTTCTACAACACAAAGGCTCTTTTCAGAGCCACCCACAAGTTTCATAAAAAGAGCTACAAATCGCTACTTGCATgtactttatttcagttttcgGGTcggagggaaaggggaaagggggaagggatTCTGTTTTGTCGTCTTTCCCAAAGCCCCACAAGCTGCTTGCCCCACCCCTACGGCGTTCCGAGGGGGAAAAGTCTCGCGTTCAAGGTGGGAATAAGCTGATCTTTCCTCGGGAAACTAAATGAGGGCGCGACCGGTGTAGCGCTTGACTGGGGACTCTCGGTGCCGCGGGGCAATACGCTCGGCAAGTTACATCCTTTATTTCTCCTATTCTCTTCCACACGGAGCGCCACCCGGTTAACCCTGACCCTCTTTTGAATGGGCGAGCGACGGGACAGACAGGCGAGGAAACACaaaggcggcggcggcggcggcggggggggggggggatagGTCGGGGCCAACCGCAGTTGCCGTAGCCGCTGTCGCGGCACCAGTTTTACCGCGACAGcctggaaggggaagggagcTCCTGAAATGGCGGCGCTCTTCTCTCTGCCATTCGGTGGGCGGGACAGAGCGGGAAGAAGAAACAGCGAACAGCACCCCTCGGCGCTCTAGCGACCGCACAACCAAGGACGCTGCGAGCCCCCCGCAGCGGGGTGCTATAAAGCCCTCCCGCCCCGCTTCTGAGGCTGCCTGTTCTCTAGGCACCGCTCTCGCCTACAcccaccacagcacagcacagccccgtACACCCCGGCAGCTTTAGACG from Vidua chalybeata isolate OUT-0048 chromosome 5, bVidCha1 merged haplotype, whole genome shotgun sequence includes:
- the LOC128788981 gene encoding histone H4, which gives rise to MSGRGKGGKGLGKGGAKRHRKVLRDNIQGITKPAIRRLARRGGVKRISGLIYEETRGVLKVFLENVIRDAVTYTEHAKRKTVTAMDVVYALKRQGRTLYGFGG